Proteins encoded by one window of Dreissena polymorpha isolate Duluth1 chromosome 11, UMN_Dpol_1.0, whole genome shotgun sequence:
- the LOC127849635 gene encoding uncharacterized protein LOC127849635, giving the protein MKLRFMVGVTTTAWQRLEKGIVTGCTISVVLFVMDMNLIINPANKETRGPKTSTRLHLPTNRNFMDDLTVTTQTHIQARWVLKALEEAATWARMNFKPKKSRSLVIKRGSVTKRFTLQVQCEDIPSIMDSPIKCLSKWFDSSLSDKANVERIRSQLQEGLKQIDKSALPGNFKAWLFENALLPKLMWSLMLYEIPTSSVECLEKTISRHLRRWLGVPPSFTSIGLYGRSNQLQLPLSSLVEQFKVAKTRLVVTLMQLQDSSSRNAGIETSTGRKWSASQADEQAEKRLQQKDIVGNTAVGIQGLGSSKITLWSSDGNIERRIMMQDEVIAAEEEDRRAKALAMGAQGAWTKWTTTERKLTWADIWSYEPLRITFLLRSVYDLLPSTSNLHRWGLQEHPKCQLCDKTGTMEHILSSCATALIQGRYRWRHDSVLQELANKLERERTK; this is encoded by the coding sequence ATGAAACTGCGCTTCATGGTTGGCGTAACGACGACAGCTTGGCAGAGACTGGAGAAGGGAATAGTGACCGGGTGTACCATCTCAGTTGTCCTGTTTGTGATGGACATGAACCTCATAATCAACCCTGCAAACAAAGAAACGCGTGGGCCAAAGACATCTACAAGGTTACACCTACCAACAAACAGAAACTTCATGGACGATCTGACAGTGACaacacagacacacatacaagCCAGATGGGTACTGAAGGCATTGGAGGAGGCAGCCACCTGGGCTAGAATGAATTTCAAACCCAAGAAGTCCAGAAGTTTGGTAATCAAGCGCGGATCAGTCACAAAACGGTTCACCCTACAAGTCCAATGCGAAGACATACCATCAATTATGGACAGTCCCATAAAGTGCCTGAGTAAGTGGTTTGATTCGAGCCTTAGTGACAAAGCAAATGTAGAGCGCATCAGATCACAGCTCCAGGAAGGGCTTAAACAAATCGACAAGTCCGCTTTACCAGGAAATTTCAAGGCATGGCTCTTCGAGAATGCGCTTCTCCCCAAACTGATGTGGTCCCTTATGCTATATGAAATACCTACATCCTCTGTGGAATGCTTGGAGAAAACGATCAGCAGACACCTGCGCCGATGGCTGGGAGTACCACCAAGCTTTACCAGCATCGGATTGTATGGGCGATCCAACCAGCTACAACTCCCGCTATCATCACTAGTGGAGCAGTTCAAAGTTGCAAAGACACGACTGGTAGTGACGCTCATGCAATTACAGGACAGTTCAAGCCGAAACGCTGGGATTGAAACTAGCACTGGAAGAAAGTGGTCAGCAAGCCAAGCAGACGAACAAGCCGAGAAAAGACTCCAGCAAAAAGACATTGTCGGCAACACCGCTGTAGGCATACAGGGGCTAGGCAGTTCCAAGATAACATTATGGAGCTCTGATGGAAACATAGAAAGGAGGATAATGATGCAAGATGAAGTTAtagcagcagaagaagaagaCAGAAGAGCGAAAGCTCTGGCTATGGGTGCCCAAGGTGCGTGGACGAAGTGGACAACGACAGAAAGAAAACTGACCTGGGCTGATATTTGGAGCTACGAACCACTGAGGATAACGTTCCTGCTCAGATCAGTCTATGACCTGCTTCCGTCAACCTCAAACCTGCACAGATGGGGTCTACAGGAACACCCTAAGTGCCAATTGTGTGACAAGACAGGAACCATGGAACACATTCTGTCATCGTGTGCCACAGCCCTCATCCAAGGACGCTACAGGTGGAGACATGACAGTGTTCTTCAGGAACTCGCTAATAAGTTGGAACGTGAGAGGACCAAGTAG